One genomic window of Bacillota bacterium includes the following:
- a CDS encoding class E sortase: AVVVAGVGTAELRAGPGLYPGSPAPGAEGNVAIAAHRTTYGAWFRNLDRLRPGDTIRLLVGGKSYVYRVERSWTVRPDAVWVLAPTTYPALTLTTCTPPGSAAFRLVVRARLTSRP; encoded by the coding sequence GCGCGGTGGTGGTGGCGGGCGTGGGCACGGCCGAGCTTCGCGCCGGGCCCGGGCTCTACCCCGGCAGCCCGGCGCCGGGCGCCGAGGGCAACGTGGCCATCGCCGCCCACCGGACCACCTACGGCGCCTGGTTCCGGAACCTGGACCGGCTGCGGCCCGGCGACACCATCCGCCTGCTGGTGGGCGGGAAGAGCTACGTCTACCGCGTGGAGCGGAGCTGGACGGTCCGCCCCGACGCCGTCTGGGTGCTGGCGCCCACCACCTATCCGGCGCTGACGCTGACCACCTGCACTCCGCCCGGATCGGCCGCCTTCCGCCTGGTGGTCCGCGCCCGTCTTACCAGCCGGCCGTGA